From a region of the Pontixanthobacter gangjinensis genome:
- a CDS encoding DUF3142 domain-containing protein — protein sequence MAAPNGRGSWNIIGKFVLAALACLTVAACAEPDDLNANQQAGTINAADYSAFYLWTGVPAPAAMDDAQAVYLLWGELRIDDPSRIVPLRRAAPTAIVDEKWLVVRAERLDWQEAAYTQLTREADRWNRHGGLTGVQVDFDSSTDELGDYAKFLRDIRLRLPEGLKLSATGLMDWPANAPRQELDAMRDALDEIVIQTYRETVTIQDYRRYLAATERLDMPYKVALVEGGEWEAPAQLASDPDFRGFIVFLLGEKHKKVRK from the coding sequence ATGGCAGCTCCAAATGGGCGAGGGAGCTGGAATATTATTGGTAAGTTTGTCCTTGCCGCGCTGGCCTGTCTGACAGTCGCGGCTTGCGCCGAGCCAGATGATCTGAATGCCAACCAGCAAGCCGGCACGATCAATGCCGCCGATTACTCTGCATTCTATCTATGGACCGGGGTGCCTGCACCTGCTGCGATGGATGATGCCCAAGCGGTATATTTGTTGTGGGGTGAACTGCGAATTGATGATCCGAGCAGAATAGTCCCGCTGCGCCGCGCCGCGCCGACCGCGATAGTTGACGAGAAATGGCTGGTGGTGCGCGCTGAACGGCTTGATTGGCAAGAAGCGGCTTACACCCAATTGACCCGCGAGGCGGACAGGTGGAACCGGCACGGCGGCCTGACCGGCGTGCAGGTCGATTTCGATTCCAGTACTGACGAGTTGGGCGATTACGCCAAATTCTTGCGTGATATCCGGCTGCGTTTGCCTGAAGGCCTGAAACTTTCCGCAACGGGCCTGATGGACTGGCCGGCCAATGCGCCGCGTCAGGAACTGGATGCGATGCGCGATGCGCTCGATGAAATTGTCATCCAGACATATCGTGAAACCGTGACGATCCAGGATTATCGGCGCTATCTTGCGGCAACTGAACGGCTCGACATGCCCTACAAAGTGGCGCTTGTGGAAGGCGGCGAGTGGGAAGCACCCGCACAGCTCGCCTCAGATCCTGACTTTCGCGGCTTCATAGTATTTCTGCTTGGCGAGAAGCATAAGAAGGTCCGGAAGTAA
- a CDS encoding succinylglutamate desuccinylase/aspartoacylase family protein produces MFNRTRVADFELAGHSIKAGTSETIDIPVSRLSTHTEISMRVRVIHGKKPGPVMFVSGSVHGDEIIGVEVVRRLLKSVSASRLEGTLLCVPIVNAYGFVAHQRYLPDRRDLNRCFPGSAKGSLASQLAHCFTTEIIARCSIGVDIHTAGLHRENLPQVRISDNRAKAEELAALFGAPAVIVSKLREGSLRQTAADHDCDVLLVEAGEALRFDELSIRVAVQGILRVMANLGMGVKLPRKAGAKSIRSRRSMWVRAPEGGIFRATKPLGALVDKGEAVGYLADPFGDQDVAVESPIHGIIIGRSNLPVVNQGDALMHVAEVEVPGTAEDRLSDIEDAAFADGLFDEDEIV; encoded by the coding sequence TTGTTCAACAGAACACGCGTTGCTGATTTCGAACTCGCTGGCCACAGCATCAAAGCGGGCACATCTGAAACCATCGATATTCCTGTCAGCCGCCTCTCCACTCACACTGAAATTTCGATGCGGGTTCGGGTAATTCACGGGAAGAAGCCGGGGCCGGTCATGTTCGTCAGCGGCAGCGTGCATGGTGACGAGATTATCGGAGTTGAAGTTGTGCGGCGCTTGCTCAAATCGGTATCGGCCAGCCGGCTGGAAGGTACTTTGCTTTGCGTCCCGATTGTGAATGCCTACGGATTTGTCGCGCACCAGCGCTATCTGCCAGACCGGCGCGATTTGAACAGGTGCTTCCCGGGATCTGCGAAGGGATCGCTGGCCTCGCAATTGGCGCATTGTTTTACAACAGAGATTATCGCGCGTTGCAGCATAGGCGTTGATATCCATACTGCGGGATTGCACCGCGAAAATCTGCCTCAAGTGCGGATTAGTGACAATCGGGCCAAGGCCGAAGAGCTGGCGGCGCTATTCGGTGCACCAGCTGTTATCGTATCAAAATTGCGCGAAGGTTCGCTGCGTCAAACCGCGGCCGACCATGATTGTGACGTATTGCTGGTCGAGGCGGGCGAGGCCTTGCGGTTCGACGAATTGAGCATTCGCGTGGCAGTGCAGGGTATTTTGCGGGTCATGGCCAATCTGGGGATGGGTGTGAAATTGCCTCGGAAAGCCGGAGCAAAATCGATCCGCAGCCGGCGGTCGATGTGGGTGCGCGCACCCGAAGGCGGCATTTTCCGTGCGACCAAACCGCTTGGCGCTTTAGTCGATAAGGGCGAAGCGGTTGGCTATCTGGCTGACCCGTTCGGAGACCAAGACGTCGCGGTTGAATCCCCCATTCATGGTATTATTATCGGTCGCAGCAATCTGCCTGTGGTCAATCAGGGCGACGCCTTGATGCATGTCGCCGAGGTAGAGGTGCCAGGCACCGCGGAAGACCGGCTAAGCGATATAGAGGATGCGGCCTTCGCCGACGGACTGTTCGATGAAGACGAAATTGTCTAA
- a CDS encoding GcrA family cell cycle regulator — translation MSWTDERIATLQKLWEGGSTASQIAEKLGGVSRNAVIGKAHRLGLKSRPSPVKANDKNAAPKKPATKAAPKKPAAAAQPIRRATPPPSPKRPPSNAVELAARAAGETIPMQPIPNKSPDMPRIVSVGPGGFLRQGPGDQQPPIPPAPPRRLVPAKPGPEVADKTGLLDLSDKVCRWPMGHPGEPDFHFCGTEVNPGFPYCVEHCGRAFQAQLPRGSRRPPPPLPFGGPRVR, via the coding sequence ATGAGTTGGACTGACGAACGGATCGCCACACTGCAAAAGTTGTGGGAAGGCGGTTCAACCGCAAGCCAGATCGCCGAGAAGCTCGGCGGGGTCAGCCGTAACGCGGTGATTGGCAAGGCGCACCGCCTTGGCCTAAAATCGCGCCCGTCGCCGGTAAAGGCAAATGACAAGAATGCGGCGCCTAAAAAGCCTGCTACAAAGGCAGCGCCGAAGAAACCGGCAGCAGCAGCGCAGCCGATTCGGCGCGCAACACCGCCACCCTCGCCCAAACGCCCGCCGAGCAACGCGGTCGAATTAGCTGCGCGTGCGGCTGGCGAAACCATCCCGATGCAGCCTATCCCGAACAAGTCACCCGACATGCCCCGGATTGTCTCTGTCGGACCGGGCGGATTCTTGCGTCAGGGGCCTGGCGATCAACAGCCCCCGATCCCGCCAGCGCCACCGCGCCGTTTGGTTCCTGCCAAGCCGGGACCTGAAGTTGCCGATAAGACAGGCTTGCTTGATCTGTCGGATAAAGTCTGTCGCTGGCCGATGGGCCACCCCGGTGAGCCGGACTTCCACTTCTGCGGCACTGAAGTAAACCCCGGTTTTCCCTATTGCGTCGAACATTGCGGTCGGGCGTTCCAGGCACAATTGCCGCGCGGTTCACGCCGCCCCCCTCCCCCTCTGCCATTCGGCGGTCCTCGGGTGCGCTAA
- a CDS encoding polyamine aminopropyltransferase — protein sequence MLERKLIDTAQVPGGEELELISHGRDHMITLKRNELMSTRMQFSEEQLAELTIDRVRADKPNILIGGYGMGFTLRAAQRRLAKDARIVVAEIVPKIIEWAKGPMAHHTGDCLDDPRLTLELTDVADPIGEAADGMRAQFDAILLDVDNGPDGLVREANDKLYSPRMLRQMREAMAPGGVLSIWSADKDPRFTNRLEKNGFEVEVIEVRARPNNKGPRHTIWFAKA from the coding sequence ATGTTAGAACGCAAATTAATTGACACCGCGCAGGTTCCTGGCGGCGAAGAGCTGGAGCTGATTTCGCATGGCCGCGATCATATGATCACGCTCAAGCGTAACGAATTGATGTCCACCCGGATGCAATTTTCCGAAGAGCAACTGGCCGAATTGACGATTGACCGGGTCAGGGCGGATAAGCCTAACATTCTGATTGGCGGATATGGAATGGGCTTCACTCTGCGTGCGGCTCAACGCCGGCTGGCGAAAGATGCACGGATTGTCGTGGCGGAGATCGTCCCGAAAATTATCGAGTGGGCGAAGGGGCCAATGGCGCATCACACTGGTGATTGCCTGGATGACCCGCGCCTGACGCTGGAGTTGACCGATGTTGCCGACCCGATTGGAGAGGCGGCAGACGGAATGCGCGCGCAATTCGACGCTATATTGCTTGATGTCGACAATGGCCCTGATGGCTTGGTGCGAGAAGCAAATGACAAGCTCTATTCCCCGCGAATGCTGCGCCAGATGCGCGAGGCGATGGCACCGGGCGGGGTGCTGTCGATTTGGTCAGCGGACAAAGACCCGCGATTTACCAACCGGCTCGAGAAAAACGGGTTCGAGGTGGAAGTAATCGAAGTCCGCGCCCGTCCCAACAACAAGGGGCCGCGCCACACAATCTGGTTTGCCAAAGCCTGA
- a CDS encoding outer membrane protein assembly factor BamD gives MFKKTMLGLGLAAGTAIGAWSIPAQAGGYYCSADWKPENPDLNCASQIAISPGNDSRINLFLLIQDRAGQDGAGLSYPDVGWDTSFGRNFMRWSYMRAAWFPDPAKKEWPAHSGTRCQTVETGGQLFSTALAKNPPVRPEWRSFLGTTRSAIEDVCNNGAVGNLFASNGKYFQTQADFGGATAKPGAFLAYAEGSMSFYAGDWDRAAKYYTELARMGGDEWVKETSKYMIARNSLNEAIETGEDEWGDYEPDQTNGQIAARAEKEFREYLAEYPAGRYAKSASGLIRKALWLRGEFSALAPIYDDLLQRADPADRSTADLIDEVDDKFLNPRDGQIETRALLLAADDLIRMRTWAGSEEQPDNLISAAELERQAAAFADHPKLYGLLKANHAFYVQGDYRAVLQLLPDAAREESYTPLDFSRQYLRGLALHALKDRNEAGFWLDLIEGSKGIWQRPAVELALARNYEQAGQLDKVFAKGSPITDLRIRRILLDQSAGPDILKAQARSADLPASERSFALFSALIKQLEHGQYSGFVQDLPLTKQFLGSDESGLWSILDAEISPVHIFNKGKFSDGIACPQLETTVRALARNSRNARSRLCLGDFYRLNGFDNFGFGDRYNGGDNSGALGERNFYPGAATPRHDFYTSIMADRTASRDDRAYALYRAIRCYAPANANSCGGDGVDEPVRASWFRRLKRDYGSSKWARELEYYW, from the coding sequence ATGTTCAAGAAAACAATGCTCGGCTTGGGATTGGCGGCAGGAACGGCAATAGGTGCCTGGAGCATTCCAGCACAGGCAGGCGGCTATTATTGCTCGGCAGATTGGAAGCCGGAGAATCCCGACCTTAATTGCGCCAGCCAGATAGCCATTTCGCCCGGCAATGACTCGCGGATAAATTTGTTTCTGCTGATTCAGGATCGCGCTGGTCAGGATGGCGCGGGCCTGAGCTATCCTGATGTGGGATGGGATACTTCCTTCGGCAGAAATTTCATGCGCTGGTCCTATATGCGCGCTGCTTGGTTTCCTGACCCGGCAAAAAAGGAATGGCCGGCCCACTCGGGGACCCGCTGCCAGACGGTCGAGACGGGCGGCCAACTCTTCTCCACCGCTTTGGCCAAGAACCCGCCGGTTCGGCCGGAATGGAGAAGCTTCTTAGGCACCACACGCAGCGCAATTGAGGACGTCTGCAATAATGGAGCAGTCGGAAACCTCTTCGCCAGCAACGGCAAGTATTTCCAAACCCAAGCCGATTTCGGCGGAGCAACGGCCAAGCCGGGAGCCTTCCTCGCCTATGCCGAAGGGTCGATGAGCTTTTATGCAGGCGATTGGGACCGCGCGGCTAAATACTATACTGAACTTGCCCGAATGGGCGGCGACGAGTGGGTCAAAGAAACCTCGAAATATATGATCGCCCGCAATTCGCTCAATGAAGCGATTGAAACGGGCGAGGATGAGTGGGGCGATTACGAGCCGGACCAAACAAATGGCCAGATAGCTGCCAGAGCGGAAAAGGAGTTTCGCGAGTATTTGGCTGAATATCCTGCCGGACGATACGCAAAATCAGCATCCGGTTTAATTCGGAAGGCCTTGTGGCTTCGAGGTGAATTTTCAGCGCTCGCCCCGATCTACGATGATTTGCTGCAGAGGGCAGATCCGGCGGATCGCAGCACGGCTGATTTGATCGACGAAGTCGATGACAAATTCCTCAATCCTAGAGATGGACAAATCGAAACGCGCGCCCTGTTGCTGGCTGCGGATGATCTGATCCGGATGCGAACATGGGCAGGCTCAGAAGAACAGCCGGACAATCTGATCAGTGCAGCCGAGCTTGAGAGACAGGCAGCCGCCTTTGCCGATCACCCCAAACTGTATGGCTTGCTGAAAGCCAATCACGCATTTTACGTTCAGGGTGACTATCGTGCGGTGCTGCAATTGTTGCCCGATGCAGCGCGGGAGGAAAGCTACACCCCGCTCGATTTCAGCCGCCAATATCTGCGCGGACTTGCCCTGCACGCATTGAAGGACCGCAATGAAGCCGGATTCTGGCTCGATCTGATAGAGGGTTCCAAGGGCATTTGGCAGCGGCCCGCCGTAGAATTGGCACTTGCGCGAAATTACGAACAAGCTGGACAATTGGACAAGGTCTTCGCCAAAGGTTCGCCGATCACCGATCTGCGTATACGGCGGATATTGCTCGACCAATCTGCAGGTCCTGATATTCTTAAGGCGCAGGCCCGAAGCGCGGATTTACCCGCTTCCGAGCGAAGCTTTGCTTTGTTCTCTGCTCTCATCAAGCAATTAGAGCACGGCCAATATTCCGGGTTTGTGCAAGACCTGCCCTTGACGAAACAATTCCTGGGAAGCGATGAGAGTGGCCTTTGGAGCATCCTTGATGCGGAGATATCGCCGGTGCATATCTTCAACAAGGGCAAGTTCTCGGACGGAATTGCCTGCCCCCAACTGGAAACAACTGTGCGGGCACTTGCACGAAATTCCAGAAATGCAAGATCGCGGCTGTGTCTGGGTGATTTCTACCGCTTGAACGGATTCGATAATTTTGGGTTCGGTGATCGCTACAATGGAGGCGACAATTCGGGGGCTTTGGGAGAGCGTAATTTCTATCCGGGCGCCGCAACTCCAAGGCATGATTTCTACACTTCGATTATGGCTGACCGCACGGCATCACGCGATGACCGCGCCTATGCACTCTACCGTGCGATCCGTTGTTACGCGCCCGCCAATGCCAACTCTTGCGGCGGTGACGGCGTCGACGAGCCCGTCCGTGCAAGTTGGTTCCGCCGGTTAAAACGCGACTATGGCAGCTCCAAATGGGCGAGGGAGCTGGAATATTATTGGTAA
- the modA gene encoding molybdate ABC transporter substrate-binding protein — translation MSMRAILTSLFLWLASSSLLSACAASQPRGPIVFAASSLQKPLEELASLWVEKGNDPLVLSFASSATLARQIDNGSLSDLYISADEQWIEYLVTAGRLDDSAVRVVATNSLVLAIYGEEGALLASQNVPTTRKFVTTGKITTGDPETVPLGRFAEQWLQSAGLWDAAKPHLVPAQSSGAAVKLVLIREADGGILYASDAASIKRLVAIRAIPPESHSPIVYQAVLLPSSAHPDAGDFLEFLASDEARQAFARYGFGVP, via the coding sequence ATGTCTATGCGCGCAATTCTAACCAGTCTGTTCCTTTGGCTCGCTTCTTCGTCACTGCTATCAGCTTGTGCCGCATCTCAGCCGCGAGGCCCGATTGTATTTGCCGCATCCAGCCTGCAAAAGCCGTTGGAAGAATTGGCAAGCCTCTGGGTGGAAAAAGGCAATGATCCGCTAGTCTTGTCTTTTGCATCATCGGCAACACTAGCACGGCAAATCGACAATGGTTCGCTGTCCGATCTGTATATTTCGGCCGACGAGCAATGGATTGAGTATCTGGTTACGGCTGGACGGTTGGACGACAGCGCAGTGCGCGTTGTGGCTACAAACTCACTTGTTCTTGCGATATACGGAGAAGAGGGCGCTCTTTTGGCATCTCAAAATGTGCCCACAACACGCAAATTTGTAACTACCGGAAAAATTACTACGGGCGATCCGGAAACCGTTCCACTTGGCCGGTTTGCCGAGCAATGGCTGCAAAGCGCAGGATTGTGGGACGCGGCCAAGCCGCACCTTGTCCCCGCGCAATCATCGGGGGCTGCGGTGAAGCTGGTGCTAATCCGCGAGGCCGATGGCGGTATCCTGTACGCAAGCGATGCGGCCAGCATCAAAAGACTTGTCGCCATTCGCGCAATACCGCCTGAAAGCCATTCGCCAATTGTCTATCAGGCGGTACTGTTGCCCAGTTCCGCCCATCCCGATGCCGGTGATTTTCTCGAATTTCTTGCATCGGACGAAGCGCGCCAGGCGTTCGCCAGATACGGATTCGGCGTTCCGTGA
- a CDS encoding DUF481 domain-containing protein: MIHPTVTRSAHAAAITAILIATPANADVPQPVREMIDAAIATGDADKVATVLELAKVTNPDDAAEIDSIAAAFAVKQQQLAKAEAAEKEAAIRSAGLFDNWSGQGQIGAFRSTGNNSDTGLSAGLKLQRTGINWRHKLNALADFQRTNGVTTREQFLLGYEPNYQINERLFAYALGQYERDRFQGFSSRLSASAGIGYDVIDTDAMSLSVKAGPAYRKTSFIAGGSDSSIAGLAAMDFDWSVSDTIKLTQDASAFIQSGNSTYLSTTGLEASLGGSLSARVSYAVEHDTDPPAGAVQTDTLTRFTLIYGF; this comes from the coding sequence ATGATACATCCGACAGTAACACGTAGCGCCCATGCCGCAGCCATCACCGCCATTCTGATTGCTACTCCAGCTAATGCTGATGTGCCTCAGCCTGTGCGCGAGATGATTGATGCCGCAATCGCCACGGGTGACGCAGATAAGGTCGCGACAGTGCTGGAACTGGCTAAGGTGACCAACCCTGATGATGCTGCAGAAATTGACAGCATCGCTGCGGCGTTTGCCGTAAAGCAGCAGCAACTTGCCAAGGCCGAGGCCGCCGAAAAAGAAGCCGCGATCCGTTCTGCCGGACTGTTCGACAATTGGTCCGGCCAAGGGCAGATCGGCGCATTCCGTTCAACCGGAAACAACAGCGACACCGGCCTTAGCGCGGGGCTGAAATTGCAGCGTACCGGAATCAATTGGCGGCACAAACTCAACGCTCTGGCTGATTTTCAGCGCACCAATGGCGTTACCACTCGGGAGCAGTTCCTGCTCGGATATGAACCAAATTACCAGATCAACGAACGGCTGTTTGCCTATGCGCTCGGCCAATATGAGCGCGACCGATTTCAGGGGTTTTCGTCACGCCTCTCGGCATCTGCGGGCATCGGCTATGATGTAATCGACACAGACGCGATGAGCCTGTCAGTCAAAGCAGGGCCAGCCTATCGCAAGACGTCCTTTATCGCGGGCGGCAGTGACAGCAGCATTGCCGGGCTGGCAGCAATGGATTTCGACTGGAGTGTTAGCGACACGATCAAACTGACACAGGATGCAAGCGCATTCATCCAATCGGGCAACAGCACCTATCTCTCGACAACAGGTCTGGAAGCCAGCTTGGGCGGCAGCCTGTCGGCGCGCGTGTCCTACGCAGTCGAGCATGACACCGATCCGCCAGCTGGTGCGGTGCAGACTGATACGCTGACACGCTTTACGCTGATCTATGGCTTCTGA
- the modB gene encoding molybdate ABC transporter permease subunit, with protein sequence MNSSLSPAEWQIVALSLRVTLIAVAMTLPVAYGLAWVLARNRFPGRFLLDALVHLPLVLPPVVTGYVLLLTFGRNGPIGAFLEQTLGISLVFHWTGAALAAAVMALPLMVRAMRLSIEAVDRKLVDAARTLGAGRLRAFFTVTLPLSLPGILAGGVLGFARAIGEFGATITFAANIPGETRTLPLAIYTKLQLPGGEIAVARLAIIAVILSLGALILSEWLVRRSAGKDAHVL encoded by the coding sequence GTGAATTCGTCGCTGTCTCCGGCAGAGTGGCAAATTGTCGCGCTGTCTTTGCGGGTGACTCTGATCGCCGTAGCCATGACTTTGCCGGTTGCCTACGGACTTGCGTGGGTGCTCGCTCGAAACCGGTTTCCCGGGCGCTTCTTGCTCGATGCGCTGGTGCATTTGCCTTTGGTTCTCCCGCCAGTCGTAACCGGCTACGTCCTGCTGCTAACTTTCGGCCGCAATGGCCCGATTGGCGCGTTTCTGGAGCAGACCTTGGGGATCAGCTTGGTGTTCCACTGGACAGGCGCCGCGCTCGCCGCTGCAGTCATGGCGCTGCCATTGATGGTGCGGGCAATGCGCCTGTCGATTGAAGCAGTGGACCGAAAATTGGTCGATGCTGCACGGACCTTGGGTGCGGGCCGGCTGCGCGCCTTTTTTACCGTCACCCTGCCTCTCAGCCTGCCCGGCATTTTGGCAGGCGGAGTGCTGGGCTTTGCCCGTGCGATCGGCGAATTTGGCGCGACCATCACTTTTGCAGCCAATATACCGGGCGAAACACGCACCTTGCCCTTGGCGATTTACACCAAACTGCAATTGCCGGGCGGCGAAATCGCGGTTGCGCGGCTGGCGATTATCGCAGTCATCCTCTCGCTGGGCGCGTTGATACTGAGCGAATGGCTGGTGCGCCGCTCTGCTGGAAAGGACGCACATGTCCTTTAA
- a CDS encoding ABC transporter permease encodes MADQAHKSDNSNESLAGNSPEQETRFPPRGVPIITGINRIGLWSLYIKEVRRFLKVQTQTIWAPAVTTLLFLVIFSVALGRSGREVLGVPFASFVAPGLIVMGMMQNAFANSSFSLLAGKIQGTIIDLLMPPLSEGELMAGIVAAAVTRAIMVGGAVALAMVLWPGVSLAVAHPWAVVWFGLMGATMLALLGLLTSIWAEKFDHNAAISNFIVAPLSLLSGTFYVIDNLAPMFQTISRLNPFFYVISGFRFGFLDQSDIGNTTEAVLHSAIGLGVFNLVLAIITYRVLKSGWKLKD; translated from the coding sequence ATGGCCGATCAAGCCCACAAAAGCGATAATTCGAACGAGTCTCTGGCCGGGAATTCTCCTGAACAGGAAACTCGCTTTCCGCCGCGGGGCGTGCCGATCATCACCGGCATCAACCGCATTGGATTGTGGAGTCTCTATATTAAGGAGGTTCGGCGGTTTCTCAAGGTGCAGACGCAGACGATTTGGGCTCCGGCGGTCACAACCTTGCTATTCTTGGTCATTTTCTCGGTCGCATTAGGCCGTTCGGGCCGAGAAGTGCTGGGTGTTCCCTTCGCCAGCTTCGTCGCGCCGGGGCTGATTGTGATGGGCATGATGCAAAATGCTTTCGCCAATTCCAGCTTTTCACTGCTGGCAGGCAAAATCCAGGGCACAATTATCGATTTGCTGATGCCGCCTTTGTCCGAAGGCGAATTGATGGCGGGAATTGTCGCGGCTGCTGTGACCCGCGCAATTATGGTTGGCGGGGCAGTCGCTTTGGCAATGGTGCTGTGGCCCGGCGTCAGCCTTGCTGTGGCGCACCCTTGGGCCGTGGTATGGTTCGGCCTGATGGGCGCCACCATGCTCGCCCTGCTTGGCTTACTTACTTCGATTTGGGCTGAGAAATTCGATCACAACGCGGCGATTAGCAACTTCATTGTTGCGCCGCTCTCGCTGCTATCGGGCACATTCTATGTGATCGATAATCTTGCTCCAATGTTCCAGACTATCAGTCGGCTAAATCCGTTTTTCTACGTGATTTCAGGCTTCCGCTTCGGCTTCCTCGACCAAAGCGATATCGGGAATACGACTGAGGCGGTGCTGCACAGCGCGATTGGTTTGGGTGTGTTTAATTTGGTGCTCGCGATAATAACTTACCGCGTGCTCAAATCAGGCTGGAAGCTGAAGGATTAA
- a CDS encoding ATP-binding cassette domain-containing protein, with the protein MSFNLQVNQRLGDCTIDAAIQSDDRLIAITGPSGVGKTSLLNCIAGLATPAAGHIIIDGRTLFDSTSELNLPPDARGCGYVFQDNRLFPHKKVLANLIYGLTRKAESAALMSFDDTVKLLGIGHLLDRWPVALSGGEARRVAIGRALLSVPSFLLLDEPLASLDASRGEQLLCAIERIRDELNLPIIYVSHDRSEIDRLATTVLAMD; encoded by the coding sequence ATGTCCTTTAATTTGCAAGTCAACCAACGGCTTGGTGACTGCACCATTGATGCTGCCATCCAGTCAGACGACAGGCTAATCGCGATTACCGGCCCCTCCGGCGTAGGCAAAACTTCACTGCTGAATTGCATCGCAGGATTAGCCACGCCTGCCGCAGGCCATATCATCATAGATGGCAGAACCTTGTTCGACAGCACGAGCGAACTGAACTTACCGCCAGACGCACGCGGTTGCGGGTATGTCTTTCAAGACAACCGCTTGTTTCCGCATAAAAAAGTTTTGGCAAATCTGATCTATGGGCTGACAAGGAAGGCAGAAAGCGCTGCCCTAATGTCGTTTGATGATACGGTAAAGCTGCTTGGAATTGGTCATCTTCTGGACCGCTGGCCAGTTGCGTTATCCGGCGGAGAGGCAAGACGTGTGGCAATTGGCCGCGCGCTGCTTTCGGTGCCAAGCTTCCTGTTGCTTGATGAACCCCTAGCCTCGCTAGATGCGAGCAGGGGCGAGCAGCTGCTCTGCGCAATCGAACGGATTCGGGATGAGCTAAATTTGCCGATAATCTATGTTAGCCATGATCGCAGCGAAATTGACCGATTGGCTACCACTGTGCTTGCTATGGACTAA
- a CDS encoding DUF1993 domain-containing protein produces MSISLHTAIVPTWLQVIASTRALVDKAEDWCAENNEPADTLINAKLAEDMWGIGWQINSVWMHSAHAVNAAKSGTFAPDFTDVPNSFDACRAKLDAARDTLLAVESDDLDACAGNNVDFVMGGKVRMSFDAQNFLLGFSIPNFYFHAATTYDILRMKGLEIGKRDYLGAIPVKS; encoded by the coding sequence ATGTCGATTTCCCTTCACACCGCAATCGTTCCAACCTGGCTTCAAGTGATCGCGTCCACCCGCGCTTTGGTAGACAAGGCAGAAGATTGGTGCGCGGAGAATAACGAACCTGCAGATACGTTGATCAATGCGAAGTTAGCCGAAGATATGTGGGGCATCGGCTGGCAGATAAACAGCGTGTGGATGCATAGCGCGCATGCTGTGAATGCCGCGAAGTCGGGGACATTCGCGCCCGATTTTACCGATGTTCCGAACAGTTTTGACGCTTGCCGTGCCAAACTTGATGCCGCGCGCGATACGCTGCTGGCGGTTGAATCCGATGATTTGGATGCTTGTGCCGGAAACAATGTCGATTTCGTAATGGGCGGTAAGGTGCGGATGAGCTTTGATGCGCAGAATTTTCTGCTCGGCTTCAGCATTCCCAACTTCTATTTTCACGCTGCCACCACCTATGATATTTTACGGATGAAAGGGCTTGAAATCGGCAAACGAGACTATCTCGGCGCGATACCTGTAAAGAGTTGA